The Lycium ferocissimum isolate CSIRO_LF1 chromosome 1, AGI_CSIRO_Lferr_CH_V1, whole genome shotgun sequence genome includes a region encoding these proteins:
- the LOC132050756 gene encoding serine/arginine (SR)-type shuttling mRNA binding protein NPL3-like, giving the protein MGSKAFMVLGIVLAIFLVLTSEVAARELAQSSTTSQDNGQENELNDAKFLDIVYHGHRGAGLPGGMGRGGFGGGYGGGRGYNGGYPRGGYGGYYPGGGRGYNGGYPRGGYGGYYPGGGYGGWPRN; this is encoded by the exons atgggATCAAAGGCATTTATGGTTCTAGGCATTGTTTTGGCTATTTTTCTTGTGCTGACCTCAGAGGTTGCAGCTAGGGAGTTGGCTCAGAGCTCCACCACTTCTCAGGACAACG GAcaggaaaatgagttaaacgACGCCAAATTTCTAGATATAGTTTATCACGGACACAGAGGAGCAGGACTTCCAGGAGGGATGGGACGAGGTGGATTTGGAGGAGGATATGGTGGTGGCCGCGGATATAATGGCGGTTATCCCAGAGGAGGATATGGTGGATATTATCCTGGTGGTGGCCGTGGATATAATGGTGGTTATCCAAGAGGAGGATATGGTGGATATTATCCTGGTGGTGGTTATGGAGGATGGCCTCGCAACTAA